The genomic stretch GCTCGACGTCCACCCAGGGCAGTCCCTCTCCGTCCTCGTCGCGGCGGACCAGCCGCCCAGGGCCTACTACATGGTCGTCAGCTCGCTCTTCGTCGGCCCGGAGCTCTACGGCGTCGGGACCATCCGCTACGCCGGCGCCAATGAGCACCCGCCTTCCGGCAACGCGCCGCTCGACGATCGCTCCTCTCACAACACCTACAACCGATCAATGGAGCAGGCCAAGTCCATCAGGATGAACCTGACGGCCGGCGCGGCGCGGCCCAACCCGCAGGGCTCCTTCCACTACGGGCGGATCAACGTCACCCGCACCCTGCTCCTCCGGAACGACGAGTCCGTCATCGGCGGCCGCCGGAGGTGCACCGTCAACGGCGTCGCCTTTGCCAACGCGGCCACGCCGCTCAAGCTGGCCGACTTCTTCAGGATCGCCGGCGTCTACACGGTCGTCTCCGGCTGGCCGGAGAGGAGGAACCTCACCCTCGGCACCGTGGCCATCGACGCCGCCTACAGGGACTTCGTCCAGATCGTCTTCGAGAACAACCTGCCGTCCATGCAGACCTGGCACCTCGACGGCTACAGCTTCTTCGTTGCCGGGTAATTGATATCAAACTACCTGGAGCCGTTTGATCTAAATCCTACAATTGTCTGCTAAACAATGCTGTATATATATTTGAGGTAACAGGATGGGGTGGGGCAAATGGAGCCCCGACGCAAGATCGACGTACAATCTGGTGGACGCCATGTACCGTTCGACCGTCCAGGTGTATCCCATGTCGTGGACCGCCGTGTTGGTGTACTTGGACAACGAGGGCATGTGGAACCTGAGGTCGCAGAATCTCGAGAGGAGGTACCTAGGCCAAGAGCTGTACCTGAAAGTGAGCCAGGGAAACTCATCTGAAGTCCCCGATCCTAGAGACGAGATGCCCATGCCTTTCAATGCTCTCTTGTGTGGGAAAGCTAAAAGCCTAGGAAGTTGGTACAAGTCAGGACAAAGGCAAGCGTGACTCTATCTAACAAATCGGTTAATCATAGAATAagcatttggtgcacatgggcaccagtgctctcagtttttaaATATTAAAAAAGTTATATATCCGTGTTTCAAAAAATCGTCACATTTATTCTATGAATACATATGTATGTTCCGAATACTCGTGATAAGTTTTggtagaaattgcattgtattttgagctacaggaaaaaaacaaatttatggcTACGTATAGAGacgtatatttgtcagaaatttgtcttttttatatagctcaaaatataacatatttttctccgAAATTTCTACCGTATCTtcggaatgtttatatgtatgtaggtattt from Lolium rigidum isolate FL_2022 chromosome 4, APGP_CSIRO_Lrig_0.1, whole genome shotgun sequence encodes the following:
- the LOC124648641 gene encoding monocopper oxidase-like protein SKS1, with the protein product MDLGRLVVAVVLSAAILHSAVVGAENHHVFMDWEVSYALRSPLGVAKRVIAINGRLPGPLLNLTTNDVAHINVVNTLDEPFLLTWNGLQLKRNSWNDGVAGTNCGIPPGENWTYVFQAKDEVGTFFYRPSLGLHAAAGGHGPIRVNNRPVIDVPFPRPDAEFDLLIQDWYNMDAAAMKDRLDGGRGLPPPDGVLINGMGPYGAELAFEAGRTYRLRVSNVGARTSLCFRVQGHKMLLVEAEGAYTAQKLYASLDVHPGQSLSVLVAADQPPRAYYMVVSSLFVGPELYGVGTIRYAGANEHPPSGNAPLDDRSSHNTYNRSMEQAKSIRMNLTAGAARPNPQGSFHYGRINVTRTLLLRNDESVIGGRRRCTVNGVAFANAATPLKLADFFRIAGVYTVVSGWPERRNLTLGTVAIDAAYRDFVQIVFENNLPSMQTWHLDGYSFFVAGMGWGKWSPDARSTYNLVDAMYRSTVQVYPMSWTAVLVYLDNEGMWNLRSQNLERRYLGQELYLKVSQGNSSEVPDPRDEMPMPFNALLCGKAKSLGSWYKSGQRQA